Proteins from a genomic interval of Salvelinus alpinus chromosome 7, SLU_Salpinus.1, whole genome shotgun sequence:
- the LOC139581744 gene encoding solute carrier family 25 member 48-like, with product MNCFHLDDFLAGWIGGASSVIVGHPLDTVKTRLQAGKGYKNTLHCVLQIYRKETVAGFFKGLSFPLASITVYNSVVFGFFNNTQRVISKFRHGDEKQSCGMLDMTLASMLTGLMSVGLGAPVDLVKIRLQMQTLPCLAENLNIAGTTGNGNGNIAVRSVSLQGQPTYRGPIHCISSILQTEGIQGLYRGAGAMVLRDVPGYTLYFIPYALFRRWLSPEGRSSPHPCSVWVSGGLAGSISWVTATPADVVKSRLQADALHTRKYRGIVHCIVQSYKTEGIHVFFRGASVNAIRGFPMSATMFLGYELSLQFFRGL from the exons GAGCTTCCAGTGTTATTGTGGGTCATCCGCTGGACACAGTCAAG ACTCGTCTGCAAGCTGGGAAAGGATACAAGAACACCCTTCACTGTGTCCTCCAAATCTACAGAAAGGAAAct GTTGCTGGCTTCTTCAAGGGTCTCTCCTTCCCGCTGGCCAGCATCACTGTGTATAACTCAGTGGTGTTTGGATTCTTCAACAACACACAAAGGGTTATAAGCAAGTTCCGCCATGGCGACGAGAAACAGTCGTGTGGTATGCTGGACATGACCCTGGCCAGCATGTTGACAGGGCTGATGTCAGTGGGACTCGGAGCTCCGGTCGACTTAGTTAAGATAAGACTGCAGATGCAGACTCTGCCCTGTCTAGCAG AGAACCTGAACATTGCCGGGACGACCGGAAACGGGAACGGTAATATCGCTGTGCGCTCCGTGTCTCTCCAGGGCCAGCCGACCTACAGAGGGCCCATCCACTGCATCAGTTCCATACTGCAGACCGAGGGGATCCAGGGATTATACAGAGGGGCCGGGGCCATGGTCCTGAGAGACGTCCCTGGGTACACGCTGTACTTCATCCCCTACGCGTTGTTCCGCCGCTGGCTATCCCCCGAAGGGAGGTCATCACCTCATCCCTGTTCTGTATGGGTGTCTGGAGGACTGGCAG GTTCTATCTCGTGGGTCACGGCTACTCCAGCTGACGTGGTGAAGAGCAGACTACAGGCTGACGCTCTCCACACAAGGAAATACAGAGGGATTGTACACTGCATCGTCCAGAGCTACAAGACTGAGGGGATACAT GTCTTTTTCCGCGGAGCCTCAGTGAATGCTATCCGAGGCTTCCCCATGAGTGCCACCATGTTTCTGGGCTATGAACTCTCTCTGCAGTTCTTCAGGGGTCTCTAG